A part of Deltaproteobacteria bacterium genomic DNA contains:
- a CDS encoding ubiquinol-cytochrome c reductase iron-sulfur subunit has product MNTKAGVERRGFIALVVGWCALAVAFGSSAVASVRFLIPNVLYEPSRRFRLGRPEEFPEGSTFMEELRLFVLRKGNSFRALSAVCTHLGCTVNRAADGRTYFCPCHGSHFNETGGVSGGPAPKALSWHEMSVTKDGRLLVDLSRTVQPDKYLVV; this is encoded by the coding sequence GTGAACACGAAAGCGGGAGTCGAGCGGCGCGGTTTCATCGCGCTGGTTGTGGGCTGGTGTGCGCTGGCGGTGGCCTTCGGTTCGTCGGCGGTGGCGAGCGTGCGCTTCCTGATTCCCAACGTCTTGTACGAGCCTAGCCGCCGCTTTCGCCTCGGCCGGCCCGAGGAGTTTCCCGAGGGCAGCACCTTCATGGAGGAGTTGCGCCTGTTCGTGTTGCGCAAAGGCAACTCCTTTCGCGCGCTTTCGGCGGTGTGCACCCATCTCGGCTGTACCGTCAACCGCGCTGCCGATGGCCGGACCTATTTTTGCCCCTGCCACGGCAGCCATTTCAACGAAACCGGCGGTGTCAGCGGTGGGCCGGCGCCCAAGGCCCTGAGCTGGCACGAGATGTCGGTGACCAAAGACGGCCGGCTGCTGGTCGATCTCTCGCGCACGGTGCAGCCGGATAAGTATCTGGTGGTGTGA
- a CDS encoding molecular chaperone TorD family protein, protein MLSASETGAGRRAAARRRSGKTAALLGRAGLAGFVGELFSYPETRPDFAAAHRAAVQLGRKWSAAVSQLEAQWQRVDRNTLQSEWLRLFSLTPLCSPYETAQSEDALGKATVLADVAGFYRAFGLQPDQEMADHIASEMGFAAHLLTKLAYAQSRGMTEQAEVTGDAYLGFFGEHLGPFAGRFFTRAQAAAGPFYRGAAGLGLLLIRELARATNRGRSRPHNGSG, encoded by the coding sequence ATGTTAAGCGCTAGCGAGACCGGGGCTGGGCGCCGCGCCGCCGCGCGCCGGCGCAGCGGCAAGACTGCGGCGCTGCTGGGGCGCGCCGGCCTCGCCGGCTTTGTCGGCGAGCTGTTTTCCTATCCGGAAACGCGGCCCGATTTCGCCGCCGCGCACCGGGCCGCTGTGCAACTGGGCCGTAAGTGGAGCGCGGCCGTCAGCCAGCTCGAAGCCCAGTGGCAGCGGGTGGACCGCAACACGCTGCAAAGCGAATGGCTGCGCCTGTTCTCGCTCACCCCCCTGTGCTCGCCGTATGAAACGGCACAGAGCGAGGACGCGTTAGGCAAGGCAACGGTGCTGGCCGACGTCGCCGGCTTCTACCGCGCCTTCGGCCTGCAACCGGATCAGGAGATGGCCGATCACATTGCCAGTGAGATGGGCTTCGCCGCTCACCTGCTCACCAAGCTGGCCTACGCGCAATCCCGGGGCATGACCGAACAGGCTGAAGTGACCGGCGATGCCTACCTCGGCTTCTTCGGCGAACACCTGGGCCCATTCGCCGGCCGCTTCTTCACGCGCGCCCAGGCGGCCGCCGGCCCGTTCTATCGCGGCGCCGCCGGACTCGGCCTGCTCCTCATCCGCGAGTTGGCGCGTGCCACCAACCGCGGCCGGAGCCGGCCGCATAATGGCTCGGGTTGA
- a CDS encoding molybdopterin-dependent oxidoreductase — protein sequence MGKSKQGTTFSRRDFLKLCSQCGVALAASGLVPRGLAAVDRVDNPLAAYPARDWEKVYRNLFAADESFTFLCAPNDTHNCLLRAQVKNGVVTRIGPTYGYGKATDVYGNQASCRWDPRVCQKGLALVRRFYGDRRCKQPMVREGFKRWVDAGFPRDNAGRPPADMFQRGSDRWLAATWDEAFELAAKAYVNIAETYTGPAGAERLKAQGYDESMIADLGGAGTKTLKFRGGMPFLGTTRLMGLYRFANSMALVDAKLRGVGPDKAVGGRGWDNYSWHTDLPPGHPMVTGQQTIDFDLALADHAKLILPWGMNWLTTKMPDSHWLTEARAKGAKVVCITVEYSATSKASDETIVIRPATDPAFALGLAQVIIKERLYDDEYVKTSTDLPLLVRLDTLTLLRANEVFPGHQSALPEKYAKIVKTGETPPPPGAQPVAHIPEALAAQLHDWVVWNSAANAPAALSRNDAAALPANVTPALEGTFTVALADGKSVQARPVFDLIREYLDANFTPEATAAITWAPAEAIVSLAHDIANAREGTLFAVGMGPNQFFNADLKDRTIFLVAALTKNIGGFGGNVGSYAGNYRVALFNGSPQYINEDPFNIELDPDKPAKVKAYWKPESAHYFNYGDRPLRLGNKLFTGKTHTPSPTKAVWVANSNSLLGNAKWHFDLMFNTLPKVDMVLVSDWWWTASCEYADVVFAVDAWSEFKLPDMAGSVTNPFVTVFPRTPLARTFNTRGDIEVLAGIGEKLAAVTGETKFRDYWKFAGDKPEVYLQRVCNASTGLKGYKFTELEAKAKDGVPALLMTRTYPKAVGWEQTQEKKPWYTKTGRLEFYRDEPEFREHGENLPVYREPVDSTFYEPNVIVGAPHVAIKPIGPAEWGLDPKDQSVEVRQVRNIVKPWSALSQTAHPLKAIGYDFIFHTPKYRHGAHTTPVDTDIVAVLFGPFGDIYRHDKRKPFVSEGYVDIHPQDAKARGIEDGDYVWVDADPSDRPFRNAKKGTKAQQQTARLLCRARYYNGTPRGVTRMWFNMYGATLGSVRGHHERPDGLAKNPATNYQAMFRYGSHQSATRAWLRPTLMTDTLVRKDVYGQTIGIGYAPDIHSVVGAPREAFVKITKAEPGGESGKGLWRPAALGLRPTYESAAMKTYLKGGFVNG from the coding sequence ATGGGCAAATCCAAGCAAGGCACCACATTCTCACGGCGTGACTTTCTCAAACTCTGCTCGCAGTGCGGCGTCGCCCTGGCCGCCAGCGGCCTGGTGCCGCGCGGCTTGGCCGCGGTCGATCGCGTGGACAACCCCCTTGCCGCCTATCCCGCGCGCGACTGGGAGAAAGTCTACCGCAACCTGTTCGCCGCCGATGAGAGCTTCACCTTCCTCTGTGCCCCCAACGACACCCACAACTGCCTGCTGCGGGCGCAGGTCAAGAACGGAGTGGTCACCCGCATCGGCCCGACCTACGGCTACGGCAAGGCCACCGACGTCTACGGCAATCAAGCCTCCTGCCGCTGGGATCCACGCGTGTGCCAGAAGGGCCTGGCGCTGGTGCGCCGCTTCTACGGCGACCGCCGCTGCAAGCAGCCGATGGTACGCGAGGGCTTCAAGCGCTGGGTTGACGCCGGCTTCCCGCGCGACAACGCCGGCCGGCCCCCCGCCGACATGTTTCAACGCGGCAGCGACCGCTGGCTCGCGGCTACCTGGGACGAAGCCTTCGAACTAGCCGCCAAGGCTTACGTTAACATCGCCGAGACCTACACCGGCCCGGCCGGCGCCGAGCGCCTCAAGGCCCAGGGGTACGACGAATCCATGATCGCCGACCTCGGCGGTGCCGGTACCAAGACCCTCAAGTTCCGCGGCGGCATGCCGTTCCTCGGCACTACTCGCCTGATGGGCCTCTATCGCTTCGCCAACAGCATGGCCCTGGTCGATGCCAAGCTGCGCGGTGTCGGACCGGACAAGGCGGTCGGCGGCCGCGGCTGGGACAACTATTCCTGGCACACCGATCTCCCGCCCGGCCACCCGATGGTCACCGGCCAGCAGACGATCGACTTCGACCTCGCGCTGGCCGACCACGCCAAGCTCATCTTGCCCTGGGGGATGAACTGGCTGACCACCAAGATGCCCGACTCGCACTGGCTGACGGAAGCCCGCGCCAAAGGCGCCAAAGTGGTCTGCATCACCGTCGAGTACAGCGCGACCTCGAAAGCCTCCGACGAGACCATCGTGATCCGTCCCGCCACCGATCCGGCCTTTGCGCTGGGCCTGGCGCAAGTGATCATCAAGGAGCGGCTCTACGACGACGAGTACGTCAAGACCTCGACCGACCTGCCGCTGTTGGTGCGCCTGGACACGCTCACCCTGCTGCGCGCCAATGAAGTATTCCCCGGCCATCAGTCGGCGCTGCCGGAGAAATACGCCAAGATCGTCAAGACCGGCGAGACGCCACCGCCGCCGGGCGCGCAACCGGTAGCGCATATCCCCGAGGCGCTCGCCGCTCAGTTGCACGACTGGGTGGTGTGGAACAGCGCCGCCAACGCTCCCGCGGCGTTGTCGCGCAACGACGCCGCCGCCCTGCCGGCCAACGTGACTCCGGCCCTTGAAGGCACCTTCACCGTCGCGCTCGCCGATGGCAAGAGCGTACAAGCCCGGCCGGTGTTCGATCTCATCCGCGAGTACCTCGACGCCAACTTCACCCCCGAAGCCACCGCGGCAATCACCTGGGCGCCGGCCGAGGCCATCGTGTCGCTCGCCCACGACATCGCCAACGCCCGTGAAGGTACGCTCTTCGCCGTCGGCATGGGACCGAACCAGTTCTTCAACGCCGATTTGAAAGACCGCACCATCTTCCTGGTCGCCGCTTTGACCAAGAACATCGGCGGCTTCGGCGGCAACGTCGGCAGCTACGCCGGCAATTACCGCGTGGCCCTGTTCAACGGCTCGCCGCAATACATCAACGAGGACCCGTTCAACATCGAACTCGATCCCGACAAGCCGGCCAAGGTCAAGGCCTACTGGAAGCCCGAGTCGGCACACTACTTCAATTACGGTGACCGGCCGCTACGCCTGGGTAACAAGCTGTTTACCGGCAAGACCCACACGCCCTCGCCCACCAAGGCCGTGTGGGTGGCGAACTCCAACTCGCTGCTGGGCAACGCCAAGTGGCACTTCGACCTGATGTTCAACACGCTGCCGAAGGTCGACATGGTGCTGGTCTCCGACTGGTGGTGGACGGCCTCGTGCGAGTACGCCGACGTGGTGTTCGCGGTCGATGCCTGGAGCGAGTTCAAACTGCCCGACATGGCCGGCTCGGTCACCAACCCCTTCGTCACCGTCTTCCCGCGCACCCCGCTGGCGCGCACCTTCAACACTCGTGGTGATATCGAAGTGCTGGCCGGTATCGGCGAAAAGCTCGCCGCGGTTACCGGCGAGACCAAGTTCCGCGATTACTGGAAGTTCGCCGGCGACAAGCCCGAGGTCTATCTGCAACGCGTCTGCAACGCCTCCACCGGCCTCAAGGGCTACAAGTTCACCGAACTCGAAGCCAAAGCCAAGGACGGCGTGCCGGCGTTGCTGATGACCCGCACCTATCCGAAAGCCGTCGGCTGGGAACAGACGCAGGAGAAGAAGCCCTGGTACACCAAGACCGGCCGGCTCGAGTTTTACCGCGACGAGCCCGAGTTCCGCGAGCACGGCGAGAACCTGCCCGTGTATCGCGAGCCGGTCGACTCTACCTTCTACGAGCCCAACGTCATCGTCGGCGCGCCGCATGTGGCCATCAAACCCATCGGCCCAGCCGAGTGGGGGCTCGACCCGAAGGATCAATCGGTCGAAGTCCGCCAGGTTCGCAACATCGTCAAGCCCTGGAGCGCGCTGAGCCAGACCGCACATCCGCTCAAGGCCATCGGCTACGACTTCATCTTCCACACCCCGAAGTACCGCCACGGCGCCCACACCACGCCGGTGGATACCGACATCGTCGCGGTGCTGTTCGGCCCCTTCGGCGACATCTACCGCCACGACAAGCGCAAGCCGTTTGTTTCCGAGGGTTACGTCGACATCCACCCGCAGGACGCCAAAGCCCGCGGCATTGAAGATGGCGACTACGTCTGGGTGGATGCCGATCCCTCCGACCGGCCCTTCCGCAACGCCAAGAAGGGCACCAAGGCCCAGCAGCAAACCGCTCGGCTGCTCTGCCGCGCCCGCTACTACAACGGCACGCCGCGCGGTGTCACCCGGATGTGGTTCAATATGTACGGCGCCACTCTGGGAAGCGTGCGCGGCCACCACGAACGCCCCGACGGCCTGGCCAAGAACCCCGCGACCAATTACCAGGCCATGTTCCGCTACGGCAGCCATCAGTCGGCCACGCGCGCCTGGCTGCGGCCGACGCTGATGACCGACACCTTGGTGCGCAAAGACGTCTACGGCCAGACCATTGGTATCGGCTACGCGCCCGATATCCATTCGGTGGTCGGCGCGCCGCGCGAAGCCTTCGTCAAGATCACCAAAGCCGAGCCCGGCGGCGAGAGCGGCAAAGGCCTGTGGCGGCCGGCCGCGCTCGGCCTCCGCCCCACTTACGAAAGCGCGGCAATGAAGACCTACCTGAAGGGAGGGTTCGTCAATGGCTGA
- a CDS encoding FAD-dependent oxidoreductase: MSGPALSVEVPAPSYFQRQVSCREACPVHTDSGGYVRAIAEGRYEDAYIIARTPNPFASVCGRVCNAPCEMHCRRGAIDSPVAIRALKRFVSERFGVESGRFDLDRIFGGRSAIAANASRVAVIGAGPAGMACAHDLALAGISVTVFEAQPIAGGMLVLGVPAYRLPREVIQAEIQAVLDLGVELRLGQRLGHDFALADLRQQGYQAVFIGIGAHRSRELNIEGVELDGVFRAIDFLLNVNLGYRVELGKKVVVIGGGNVAFDAARSVIRQIDRAEALSPEELRAALQSAREALRQLTEREPEVPEDLHIALDAARQALRKGAPEVHVYCLEDLSEIPAAREEIDEALGEGIKLHPRWGPRRVVGRNGSVTGIELIRVSRVFDENRRFNPTFVEGSEEVIEADTVILAIGQAADLSWIRPEDNLRVTPRGAIETDRETLATSRPDVFAGGDVAFGPRIIIDAVAEGRRAARSIAAYLGVQPAAPSQTVRVTRFLPYRPPAGYERLRRELPPMLPISRRVGVSEVETIYPEAAARPQAVRCLHCHVAPVFDGDTCILCGGCVDICPEYCLRIVDSADLRGDAALAAALRARYGGVPVRGAGAAIIKDETRCIRCGLCAVRCPTGAITMERVEVLAA, from the coding sequence ATGAGCGGACCCGCACTGTCGGTTGAAGTTCCGGCCCCGTCCTATTTCCAGCGCCAGGTGTCCTGCCGCGAGGCTTGCCCGGTTCACACCGACTCCGGCGGCTACGTTCGCGCCATTGCCGAAGGCCGTTACGAGGACGCCTACATCATTGCCCGCACCCCCAACCCGTTCGCCTCGGTGTGCGGCCGGGTATGCAACGCCCCTTGTGAGATGCACTGCCGGCGTGGTGCGATTGACTCACCGGTGGCTATCCGCGCGCTCAAGCGCTTCGTCAGCGAACGTTTTGGGGTGGAGTCCGGCCGTTTCGATCTCGATCGCATCTTTGGCGGGCGCAGCGCAATTGCTGCCAACGCCAGCCGCGTGGCGGTAATCGGCGCCGGGCCGGCCGGGATGGCGTGCGCTCACGACCTCGCCCTCGCCGGCATCAGTGTCACCGTCTTCGAGGCGCAGCCAATCGCCGGGGGCATGCTGGTCCTGGGTGTACCCGCCTACCGCTTGCCGCGCGAAGTCATCCAGGCCGAGATTCAAGCCGTCCTGGACCTCGGCGTTGAACTGCGGCTGGGCCAACGGCTGGGGCATGACTTCGCTCTCGCTGATCTGCGCCAACAAGGATACCAGGCCGTCTTCATCGGCATCGGGGCTCATCGCAGCCGCGAACTCAACATCGAAGGCGTGGAACTCGACGGGGTCTTCCGCGCGATCGACTTCCTGCTCAACGTAAACCTGGGCTACCGCGTCGAGTTGGGGAAGAAGGTGGTGGTAATCGGCGGCGGCAACGTCGCCTTCGACGCGGCGCGTTCGGTTATTCGGCAGATCGATCGCGCCGAAGCGTTGAGCCCCGAGGAGCTGCGCGCCGCGCTGCAATCGGCGCGTGAGGCCCTGCGCCAGCTCACCGAGCGTGAGCCCGAGGTACCGGAAGACCTCCACATCGCCCTCGATGCCGCCCGCCAGGCGCTGCGCAAGGGCGCCCCGGAAGTGCACGTGTACTGCCTGGAGGATCTCTCCGAGATTCCCGCCGCGCGCGAGGAAATCGACGAGGCCCTGGGTGAGGGAATCAAGCTGCACCCGCGTTGGGGGCCGCGCCGCGTCGTCGGCCGCAACGGGAGCGTGACCGGGATCGAACTGATTCGCGTCAGCCGCGTGTTCGACGAGAACCGGCGCTTCAATCCGACCTTCGTTGAAGGCTCCGAAGAGGTCATCGAGGCCGATACCGTGATCCTGGCCATCGGCCAGGCCGCCGATCTGTCGTGGATTCGGCCGGAGGACAACCTGCGGGTCACGCCGCGCGGGGCCATCGAGACCGACCGTGAGACGCTGGCCACCTCGCGTCCCGACGTCTTTGCCGGCGGCGACGTCGCCTTCGGCCCGCGCATCATCATCGACGCGGTGGCGGAAGGGCGGCGGGCAGCGCGCTCGATTGCCGCCTACCTCGGCGTGCAACCCGCGGCGCCGTCGCAAACCGTGCGGGTGACGCGCTTTCTCCCCTACCGGCCGCCGGCCGGGTACGAGCGACTACGACGAGAACTGCCGCCGATGCTGCCGATATCGCGGCGCGTCGGTGTGAGCGAGGTCGAAACCATCTATCCCGAAGCCGCGGCGCGGCCGCAGGCGGTGCGCTGCCTGCATTGCCACGTCGCCCCGGTGTTCGACGGCGACACCTGCATCCTGTGCGGCGGCTGCGTCGATATCTGTCCGGAGTACTGCCTGCGCATCGTCGATAGTGCCGACCTGCGCGGCGACGCCGCGCTGGCGGCGGCGCTGCGGGCACGTTACGGCGGCGTGCCGGTGCGCGGTGCCGGCGCGGCCATCATCAAGGACGAGACCCGCTGCATTCGCTGTGGCCTGTGCGCCGTGCGCTGCCCCACCGGCGCGATCACCATGGAACGGGTGGAGGTGCTGGCGGCTTGA
- a CDS encoding dehydrogenase encodes MADVSFEEVGLVDNWQIGRKTKYPFEGVRPKRQFAMVMDLNKCIACQTCTLACKTTWTAGRGQERMLWNNVETKPYGSYPLAWDLKILERLGPQRWQDGVYQGQTLFEAAKKGELVAGVLPEEEDWSYPNLGEDEINGTIDKGAFLRGQGYAWMFYLPRICNHCTYPACLSACPRQVIYKRNEDGIVLLDQSRCRGYRECVKACPYKKTMFNDATRISEKCIGCYPAIEQGYQTQCVVNCIGKIRIAGFVHTPDKAEADNPVDFLVHVRKLALPLYPQFGLEPNVYYIPPLHAPLPFLRQLFGPGVEAAQKAYKNAANDPELLGLLHLIGSTPEIVARFKRDGDAVVGLNAKGDTVAKAPLKEPTVVRPYFDEQRQAYRHNIS; translated from the coding sequence ATGGCTGATGTCTCCTTCGAGGAAGTTGGCCTAGTCGACAACTGGCAGATCGGGCGCAAGACCAAATACCCCTTCGAAGGCGTCCGCCCCAAGAGGCAGTTCGCCATGGTGATGGACCTCAATAAGTGCATCGCCTGTCAGACCTGCACGCTGGCCTGCAAAACCACCTGGACCGCCGGCCGCGGGCAGGAGCGCATGCTGTGGAACAACGTCGAGACCAAACCTTACGGCTCGTACCCGCTCGCCTGGGATCTCAAGATTCTCGAACGTCTGGGCCCGCAGCGCTGGCAGGACGGCGTCTACCAAGGCCAGACCCTGTTCGAGGCCGCCAAGAAGGGCGAGCTGGTCGCCGGTGTGTTGCCCGAGGAAGAGGACTGGTCGTATCCCAACCTGGGTGAGGACGAGATCAACGGCACCATCGACAAGGGCGCCTTCCTGCGCGGGCAAGGCTACGCCTGGATGTTCTACCTGCCGCGCATCTGCAACCACTGCACCTACCCGGCGTGCCTGAGCGCCTGCCCGCGGCAGGTGATCTACAAGCGCAACGAAGACGGCATCGTGCTGCTCGATCAGAGCCGTTGCCGCGGCTACCGCGAGTGCGTCAAAGCGTGCCCGTACAAGAAAACGATGTTCAACGACGCCACGCGCATCTCGGAGAAGTGCATCGGCTGTTACCCGGCGATCGAGCAAGGCTACCAGACCCAGTGCGTGGTCAACTGCATCGGCAAAATTCGCATCGCCGGCTTCGTGCACACGCCCGACAAGGCCGAGGCCGACAACCCGGTCGACTTCCTGGTGCACGTGCGCAAGCTGGCGCTGCCGCTCTATCCGCAATTCGGGCTGGAGCCGAACGTGTACTACATCCCGCCGTTGCACGCGCCGCTGCCGTTCCTGCGCCAGCTCTTCGGCCCCGGCGTCGAGGCGGCGCAGAAGGCATACAAGAACGCCGCCAATGATCCGGAACTGCTGGGCCTGCTGCACTTGATCGGCTCGACCCCGGAGATCGTGGCGCGCTTCAAGCGCGATGGCGATGCGGTGGTGGGTCTCAACGCCAAGGGCGACACGGTGGCCAAAGCGCCGTTGAAGGAGCCGACGGTGGTGCGACCCTACTTCGATGAGCAACGTCAAGCCTATCGGCACAACATCAGCTGA